The Actinomycetes bacterium genome contains the following window.
TCGGCGCCGCCGGGGTGGCCGCCGGGCTCGAGTGGGCCGACCCGGTGGTCGGCCTGCTCATCACGGTGGCCGTGCTCTCCGTGCTGCGCGACGCCGCGAGAGACGTCTACCGGCGGCTGATGGACGCCGTGGACCCCGAGCTGGTCGACACCGTCGAGCGGGTCGCCCGCGAGGTGCCCGGCGTGCAGGACCTCGGCGACGTACGGCTGCGCTGGATCGGGCACACGCTGCGCGCGGAGCTGGTCATCGTCGTCGACCCGGCGCTGGGCATCGTCGACGCGCACCGGATCGCCGAGGCCGTCGAGCACCGGCTGCTGCACGACGTGCCCCGACTGCACGCGGCCCTGGTCCACGCCGACCCCGCGGGCCACGTCCACGACCTGACCGACCACCACCGGGAGCGGTGAACGACGTGCTGATCACCAACCACGTGCTGAGCGGGGCCGTCGTCGGCGCCCTCTCCCCCGACTCCCTCAGCGCGGCCGGCCGCGGGTTCGCCTCGCACTTCGTGCTCGACTCGCTGCCCCACTTCGGGCTGCCCGAGGAGCACCTGATGAAGGTCGCCGTGCCCGACGGCCTGGTCGGGCTGGCCGCGATCGCGGTGGTCGCCCGGGCGACGCCTCCGGGTCTGCGGCTGCGGGTGCTGGCCGGCGTGTTCGGTGCCTGCCTGCCGGACGTCGACAAGCCGGCCCGGCAGTTCTTCGGCCGCTCACCGTTTCCGGCGTGGATGGACCGGGCGCACGCGGCGATCCAGCCCGAGGCCTCGCACCGGCTGCCGATCGAGGTCGCCTGCGCCGGCGCCTTCAGCGCCGCGCTGACCACGCTGCTGCGCTCCGCGCGGCCGCCGCGAGACCGCGCTCCCACCGACGCCTGACGTGCGTGCGCCCCGGTGGCTCCCCGTCCGTCGGGACGGGTGAGCCACCGGGGCGTCGAGAGGCTGGTGAGGCAGCCGGTCAGGCAGCCGGCGGGGCGAAGAACTCCAGCGCGATGCCGTCCGGGTCGCGGAACGAGAGCCCGGAGCCGTAGTGCGCGTCCACGACGCCGCCGTGGGTGATGCCGAGCTGGTCCAGGCGGTCGGCCCAGCCCACCAGCTCGGCGCGGTCGGCGCAGCCGAAGGACACGTGGTCCAGGCCGGTCTGGTACTCCGAGAACTTGTCCCCGGTGCCCTTCTCGTGGGTGTGCAGGCCGAAGAGCTGGCCGCCGCCGATGAGGTAGACCGTGTGGTGGAACCCACCGGTCGTCTCGTCCTCGTCGAGGACCGGCTCCGAGCCGAAGAGCTGGCTGTACCACTGGGTGCTGCGCTCGAGGTCGGTCACGGTCACGGCGACGTGGGTGAGAGCGGGAAAAGCAGGCACGGCGAAACCTCCGAAATGTGATGTCTTGTGCTGCCCGGACGGGCTCCGCTGCCCGCCTGGTGCCATGACCTCACCGTCGTCCGAATGCGGTCCCGCGACCTCGGGAGGAGTGCCCATCTTTCGCCGGCCGCGGCGTGGGTCGAACTGCGCACGTGCCCAGGCGGTGCCACAATTCCGCGCGGGAGGGCGAGTGACGACACCGGAGGCGACCACACCCGAGCCGATGACGGCGCGGGAGCCGGCCCCGGACCGGGAGGCGGCCACCGCCGCTGCCGGGCGCCGGGACTGGCAGGCCGCGTACGACTCCTACGCGGCGATGGACGACCTGACGGCCGCCGATCTCGAGGGCCTCGCGGAGGCCGCGTGGTGGCTGGGCCGGATGCGGGAGTCCATCGAGCGCCACGGCGATGCCTTCCGCGCCTACTGCGCGGTCGACGACCGGCGGTCGGCCTCCCGCATCGCGTTCCTGCTCGCCGTGAGCACCCGGCTGGTGGGCGACCCGGCCGCCAGCGCCGGCTGGGTGCGCCGGGCGGAGCGCTCGCTCGCCGACCTGCCGGAGGGCGCCGAGCACGGCTACCCGCTCTACCTGCGGATCGCGGAGCTGATGGGCCGGGACCTCGACGCGGCCGTCGCGGCGGCACGGCGGATGCAGGACCTCGGCCGGCGCCACGACGACCCCACGCTGGTCGCCCTCGGGGTCTACTTCGAGGGGCGGGCGCTGATCAAGAGCGAGCAGGTACCGGAGGGCCTGGCC
Protein-coding sequences here:
- a CDS encoding VOC family protein, encoding MPAFPALTHVAVTVTDLERSTQWYSQLFGSEPVLDEDETTGGFHHTVYLIGGGQLFGLHTHEKGTGDKFSEYQTGLDHVSFGCADRAELVGWADRLDQLGITHGGVVDAHYGSGLSFRDPDGIALEFFAPPAA